The stretch of DNA ACGTTCAGCAACAGCTGACCGCGGCCATCCAACGCCAAGTGATCGACGAAGAGCGCCACCGCATCGCCAGGGAGCTGCACGACAGCGTCACGCAAGCCGTGCTCAGCGCCGGAATGATCGTCGAGGTTTGCCGTTCCGAGCTGGAGGTCCTTCCGCCGCCTGCCCCGGCCCTTGCCCAACGGCTGGAGCCGGCCAAGGAGCTCACCCAGCAAGCCGTCGCGCAGCTGCGATCGGCGATCTACGCGCTGCACAACGCCAGTGACGAAGCCCCGGGGTCGCTACCGGTGCTGCTGGAACGACTCTCGCACGTGCACCTGCCCACCGAGTTGGAGGTCGCGGTGCGCGTGGAAGGCGACGCGATCGCACTGCCGCCCGCGATCGAGCACTCGATGCTGCGACTGACCGGCGAGGCGCTGTTCAACACGGCGATGCACGCCCACGCCGATCAAGCCGTGGTCGTTCTCCGGTACCGGCCCGATCGGGTCCTGCTGTCGGTCGGCGACGACGGAACCGGCGACCCGGATGTTCTGCAGCGCGACCTGCTTTCCGCCGGCAATGAGCACAGCGGATACCACTGCGGTTTGGCGAACATGGTGCACCGAGCCGAGGAGATGGGCGGCACGCTGAGCATTCGACGCGCGGAGCTCGGCGGCGTGTTGGTGCACCTGGATGTCCCGCTTTCCCCGGCATGGAGGGTTTCCGATGATTGAGGCAGCACAGCGGCACGAACCGCCCCGGGGCTCGCAGGAGGAGACCGTGGGGATCATGCTGGTCGACGACCACGCCATCGTCCGGCAAGGGCTTCGCGCCGTGCTGGAGCGAGAAACGGATCTGGCGGTGGTGTGCGAGGCTTCCAGCGCCGAGGAAGCGCTGGCATCCGTGACGCGGTACGCCCCCACCGTCGTCCTGCTCGACCTGAAGCTCTCCTACGGCGACTCCACCGAAGGCTTGCGGTTGTGCGAAGAACTCATCCGCGCACGTCCCAACATCGGCGTGCTCGTGTTCACGACCTTCCTCGAAGACAACCTCGTGATCGAGGCACTTCGGCGGGGGGCGAGAGGTTACGTGGTCAAAGATGTCGACACCACCGAGTTGGTCCGGTCCATCCGCGCGGTCGCGCGCGACGAGAGCGCGTTCGACTCGCGGTCCGCAGCTGCGATGGCGCACTCGATCAGCAACCAGGACGACACGCCTGAGCTGACACCCCGAGAGCTAGGGGTGCTGCAGCTGCTCGCACGCGGTATGAACAACCGGGAGATCGGTGAGCAGCTCCACATCTCCGAGACGACGGTGAAGTTCCACACCCGCAACGTCAAGCGCAAGCTCAGCGTGTGCAGCCGAGCGGAGGCCGTCTACGCCGCGAGCAAAGAAGGATTGATCTGACCACCGACGCCGCATCAGCGGCGATCGATGACCAACCAGCCGCCGTGGTGCTCCTCCACCCGGAAATGTGCTCCGGCGCCGCGGCCGAGTTCTTCCAACGCCGGTAGGTCGAACGTGCGTACGTGGCCGTAGGCCGCAGTGGGCTCCGGCTCGAACGGGACGGCGATGACCACCCGTTCCCGCGCGAGGCGAAGTGCCTCGGCCAGGACCGCGGCGCCATGGACCGGTTCGAGATGTTCGAGCAGGTGCACGGCGAGCACCGTGTCCACGGCGCCGTCCGGCAACGGGATTCGGGCTGCGTCGCAGACGAGGGTGCCGACGGGCGTGCGGCGCTGCCGCGCCATTCGTCGCAGCAGATCGATGCTGCCCTGGTCGATGTCCGCGGCGATCACCTCGGTACCGGCGCGTGCGGCCAACAGCATCGCCAGGAATCCGAAGCAGGACCCGACGTCCAGAACGCGCCCGGGTGGCACGAGTTCCAGACTGCGGCGGTAGACCGGAACGATCTCCGCTATCGCGGAGCAGCGGGGTCCCGGTTCAGCGGTCCACAGCCGCCGGATGTGCTCGAGGGTGTTGTCGTAGAACAGCGACCAGGCTCGCCCGGGATCGTCCACAGTGGTCTTGACGACGCCGGTGAACACGCGCTCGAAGATGTCGACGCTGCTGCTGAGCCAACCCGGGGCGAACAACTCGTGGCGGAGCAGTCCGGCGAGGTCGTTGTCGAGCTGCTCCGGTGGGATCCGGTGACCGATCCGGAGGCGGTCCCCGTTGCGGTGCAGACAGAAGTGCCGCGTGCGGGCCACCGTTACCGCATCGGATGCATCGTGGTCTCCGCCGCGCACGACTTCGACCAGCCCGTCGTCGTAACGTCCCGGGGTCGAAGGGCCGAGCGTGTCGAGCGGCCCACCGGCTCGCTGGTTCATCGGCCGGTCACCTCCGCGGCCATGCGCTCCGCCGTGCGGCGCAGCCCGGTCAGGTCACGCACCACTTGGACCCGGTCGCAGTGTTCGGCGTAATGCGGCAGGTCGCAGCCCCCGAGGCCCCACGAGTACCGCGGTTCCGGGGTCAGCCAGATGAGTTCCTTGCAGTGCCGGGAAATCTCGTTCAACCCGGGTAGATTGGCCGGACGCCCGTTGTTGCGCCCATCCCCGAGGATCACGACCGTGGTGCGGCTGTCGATCGCGTCGCGGAAATCAGCGCGGAAGTCGGCCAAGACGCGTCCGTAGTCGGAGTCGGCGTCGACGTCGAGGGTGTGCCCGTCGAAGATGAGCCCGAGCGCGTGTTCGGCCGGGTGCGCGCTGAACAGCGCGGTCACCTCGACGATTTCGGCCACGAACGCGAAGCTGCGAACCTTGCGGAACTGGTTCTGCAAGCCGTGCACCAAGTGGAGCGTGAACCGAGCGGTGGCTCGCACGGACAGGCTCACGTCGGCGAGCACCACCAACCGCGGCTTGTCCTCGCGACGCCGCACGGTGACCGGCCGGAACGGCACGCCGTCGAAGCGCATGTTGCGACGCATCGTGCGCGCCGAGTCGATGCGTCCTCGCGGAGAAACCACGCGCCGGCTGGTGAGCCCGCCGCGGAGGCTGCGGGCGAGTTGGTCGAGTGATCGCTCGAGTTCGTCACGCTCACCTTGGTCGACGTGGTCCGAGCAGGACGGATCATCGACCTCGGAAGCGGAGTGCCCGGCCGCCAGCAGGCGGGCGATGTGTTGCTCGAGCGCTTCCGGGAGGTTGTTCAACAGCCCGGACAGCCGGGCGCGCAACTCCTCGGCGTCATCGAGGTCTCCATCGTCGCGCGCACTGGTGGGGTCGGTGAGCGGGCTGAGCCATCCCAGCAGGGCGTCCTGCTGCTGATCGCTGAGGTCGGCGTCGATGCGGTGCGCGTTGGCCGCGGACAACCGGCCGGGCGGTGGTGTGCCGCCCATCCGGTCGGTCTCCAGCTGCACGTGATCGCTGTTGCCGATGCTGGCCACGTCGTCCTGGGAGAGCATGAGCTCGTCTTCCGAATCGGAGCTCATGCTGATCGGGTTGAGCTCCGGGTGCGGGCTGTAGCGTTCGACGAGGTCGTTGTCGTCGAACAGATCACCGACCGCTGCGTCCGGGCTTTCCATGTCCGCCCGTGGTGGGCGCTGCTCGACGTCTCCGAGGACGAAGTCCTCCAGCGGTTCACCGCCGCCCTGGGATCGCCCTTCGTGTCCCTCGCTCACGGCCGCGGCAGGCGCCTCGACGAATACGATGTGGAAGAGTTCGTCGAACACCGGGTCGTCGCGGTGATCCTTGATCAAGGCGCTCCGGAGTGCTTCCCGGAACGCCGGCCGCTGCGCCAACACCCCGGGGGCGCACAGCGCGCGCAGCGCGTCGACGACTTCGGAGACCGATATGCGCACGTTCCGCGCGCGCAACGAGCGAGCGAAACGCAAGATCGTGAACTCCATGACCGCTCCTTCAACCGCGGCGGCGGAACTTGGAGGTGAACGACCGCTCCCCTTGTCCGGTGCTGACCCGCGGCCGCGCGGGCTGCCCGTCGACGGCCGGTTGGCTGCGTTCGCCGTACGTTCCGGGGCCGTGCCTGCCGGGGTGGTCCTTGGCGCTGCGCACCGTCCGGCCCTCTCGATCAGCCGGCGCGTGTTCGGTTGCGGCGTCCACTTGAGCCGGCACCGAGGCGGGTTCGGGGATCTCGCCCTGGACGAGCGCCGCCAACTGCTCGCGGGCTCGGGCGAGATCCTTGTCGTACTTGAGGACCACCGACAACGTCTCGTCCAGTTCGGCCGTGCCGAGCTCGGAAATGCCGAGGACCGCCAGCGTGCGCGCCCAGTCGATGGCCTCGGAGATGCTTGGCGGCTTGCGCAAGTCGAGTTCCCGGAGCCCGCGCACGACCTGCACCAGGTGCTCGGCGACGGCGTCGCCGAGGCCGGTTCCCTTGGACTGGATGATCTGCAGTTCGCGATCGGCATCGGGATAGTCGAGGAACAGGTGCAGGCAACGCCTCTTCAACGCCGCAGACAGATCGCGGGTGTTGTTGGAGGTCAACACGACGTACGGCGCGTGGCGGGCGACGAAGGTTCCGATCTCGGGTATCGAGATCTGGCCTTCGGCCAAGACCTCCAGCAGCACGGCCTCCAGCGCCTCGTCGGCGCGGTCGATCTCGTCGACGAGCAGGACCACCGGGGCCTCGGAGCGGATCGCTTCGAGCAGGGGGCGCGAGGAGAGGAAGCGCTCGGAGAAGAACACGTCGTCGTGCGAACCGATCTGCTCGATGGCCTCGGCGATGCCGGTCGAGCTCTCGACGATGTCACCGATCTTCTCGCGCAGCATCTGGGTGTAGAGCATCTGCTTGCCGTAGTCCCACTCGTACAGGGCGCGGCTTTCGTCCTGCCCCTCGTAGCACTGCAACCGCACCACGCGGCGACCGGTGCTGTCGGCCAGCGCGTGGGCGAGCTCGGTCTTGCCGACGCCGGCCGGGCCTTCCAGCAGCACCGGTTTGATCAGCCGGGTCAGCAGGTACACGGTGGTCGCCAACCTCCGGTCGGCCAGGTAACCCACCTCCGCCAGCCGGCTGATCGTGTGCTCGACGGAGTCGAATTCGTAGCTCGGCGTGGGATTCACGGACTCGCCTTTCCACGTGGTTTCGACTGGCCGGTGCCCGCCCGCGCATCGGCGGGCGGGCACCGGAGGAGGACTCGACCTCAGCTCACCAGGTCTTCCAGGTCCCCGTTGAAGGCGTGCTCGACGACCGGGCGAACGGTCTCGAACGTCGTCTCCTTGGGGTTCCCCGGCGTGCAGCTGTCGCCGAGGATGTGCCGGGAGACGCGATCCACGTCTTCCTTGTCGCCCTTGATCGCCGTGCGCTTCTGGTAGAACTTCGTGGGCCCCTGACCGAGGCGGTTCTTCTCGTGGGTGTCCTGGGTGATGTCGGTGAGCTTCTCCGGAATGCCCACGTCGCGCAGGAGCCGGATCGCGGCGTCCACTGCGGCGTCCGCGGCCTTGACGTCCGTCATTCCGTGGGTGTCCACGCCCAGCGCCTCGGCAAGCTTGGCGTACTGCTTGTAGGCCACCGGCAGGTTCCAGGCCCACACGCGCGGCAGTGCGATCGCGTTGTTCAGGCCGTGGTGGGTGTCGTAGAACGCGCTGACCGCGTGCGAGATCGAGTGCACCACGCCGAGGCCGCCGGAGTTGAAGGCCTGCCCCGCGATGTACTGCGCGTACATCATCCCTTCGCGGGCGGCCAGGTTCTGACCGTTCCACGTGGCGGTGCGCAGGTGCTGGCCGACGAGCTCGGCAGCGTGCCGCGCCTGCCCCATCGACGGGGTGAAGTCGAGTCGGGCGACGTAGGGCTCGGAGGCGTGCGCGAGCACGTCGAAACCGCACTGGGCGCTGAAGTGCGTCGGCAGGTCGTAGTACAGCACCGGATCATCGATGGCCAGCGTGCTCACCGAGTGGTCGTCGAAGGCGACGTACTTGTGCGGGTTGTCCGGGTCAGTGGTCGTATCCGTGATCACGTACGCCCACGAGGTCTCCGAGCCGGTTCCTGCAGTGGTGGACACCGCGATGTGCGGCGGGTTCTTCGAATTCTCGCTCTTGTTGAACCCTTCGAATTCATTCACGTTCCGCCCGTCGTGCGCCACCGAGATCCGCGCGCCCTTGCAAGCATCGTGGGAGGACCCACCGCCGATGGAGACGAAGCCGTCGCACTTGTTCTCCTGGTAGAGCTGCACCGAATCCATGACGTTGTAGTCCTTGGGATTCGACTCCACCTGGTCGTACAGCACGGGATCGAGCCCGTGGTACTTCAGCGACTCGAAGATCTTGTGCACGATGTCGGTGCCGCGAAGTCCAGAGGTCATCACGAGCGGGCGACGCATCCCGATCTTCAGCGCTTCCGGGCCGATCATCTCGTGCGACCCAGGCCCTAGAAGTGCTCGGGGAACCGGGTGGAACTCCTTGAGCGGGAAGGGCTTGAACAGCTCTTCGACCTGCATTCGCATCTCCTCTCGCCGCGCTTTGCCGAACCGTGCGTTCACGCGGTTCGGACTACCCAAGTGATCGGCGTCACTGAAATCTGACGCTAGGGCTTTCAGCGCGGCGAGCGGAAGACGTCGCGCGGCGAACCGACGCTTCGGCGAGGCAAGAACGACTGATCGGGCCGGACGGATCCTGCCTACGTGGGCAGGAAATCGTTGTCCACTCCGCAGGAAACGAGCCGCACCGCACGTCTCGGACGGCGACCATCCACCTCTGGTATCGAGTGGGACAGGTTGCGACCCTGACCAACCGGACAGGAAATCCGTGCCCGCTCGCACGGCGACCGTGCTGCGCGGCGCCGACTAACTTCAGCACCTGCTCCGTTTTCCACCCCGCTTCGCGCTGCGAAAAGCACGACCAGGAGGAATTGCCCGATGAGTGAGCAGAACAGTGCCGAGCAACCACCCGCCGAGGACATCGAGAACGACGTGCTGGTCGAGGAGGTTTCGATCGACGGGATGTGCGGTGTCTACTGAGGACCGCTCCTCCGGGGTTCCGGTCCCGGAGGATTCCTCGGAGTTCCACCCGGACCGCGCCTACCGGCTCAGTGCCGACGTAGCGCTCCGCGCGGAGCATTTCGGCGCGCTCGCGTACCACTTCGGCACCCGCAAGCTGTCGTTCCTGAAGACACCGCAGCTGGTGGAACTCGTGACGAACCTGCACCAGCATCCTTCCGCACGATCCGCGGTGAGCCACCTGCCTGGCGCCGAGCGAGCGAGCTACCTGCGCGCCCTGGCCGGATTGGCCGGTGCGCGCATGATCGTGCCCGCTTGAGCGCGCCCCACCGCAGTCGAAAGGTCAGCTATGCACGCACCTCTGAAAACCAGCACCGGCGGCACCTCGCAGGTACTGCCGCTCGTCGAGCAGTTCAAGTCCGGGTTGGCGTCACCGATCTGCCTGACCTGGGAGTGGACCTACGCCTGCAACCTGTCCTGCGCGCACTGCCTGTCCTCATCCGGTCGCCGCGATCCGGACGAGCTGGGCACCGACGAGATCAAGTCCGTGATCGACGAGCTGGAGCGGATGCAGGTCTTCTACGTCAACATCGGCGGTGGGGAACCCACCGTGCGCCCGGACTTCTGGGAACTCGTCGAGTACGCGGTCGACCATCACGTCGGTATCAAGTTCTCCACCAACGGCTACCGCATCACCCAGGAGCGGGCACGCTGGCTGGCCGAGGCCGACTACGTGGACGTGCAGATATCACTGGACGGCGCCACACCCGAAGTCAACGACGCCGTACGCGGCCCGGGCTCGTACACCACCGCGATGCGGGCGATGGAGAACCTCGCAGCCGCCGGGATGCGGGGGTTCAAGATCTCGGTGGTGATGACCAGCCAGAACGTCGGCCAGCTCGACGAGTTCAAGCGCATCGCCGACCACTTCGACGCCCAGCTGCGCATCACCCGCCTGCGCCCGTCGGGACGCGGCGCGGACGTGTGGGACGAACTGCACCCCACCGCCGCGCAACAGCGCCGGCTCTACGACTGGTTGGTGGCGCACGGCGAGGACGTACTCACCGGTGACTCGTTCTTCCACCTCAACGCCCTCGGATCGGACCCGCTGCCCGGACTGAACCTGTGCGGGGCGGGCCGGGTCGTGTGCCTGATCGATCCGGTCGGAGACGTCTACGCCTGCCCATTCGCCATTCACGACGCTTTCCACGCGGGCAACATCCGCGAGGCGGGGTTCGGGCCGGTGTGGCGGGATTCAGAGCTCCTCAACGACCTGCGACGTCCGCAGACCGGCGGAGCGTGCGTCTCGTGCTCCGCCTACGACGCCTGCCAAGGTGGCTGCATGGCCGCGAAGTTCTTCACCGGCCTGCCCCTCGACGGCCCCGATCCCGAGTGCGTCAAGGGCCACGGTGAGGCCGAGCTGGCCCGGGTCGACGCGCAACAGGCACCACGTCCGGCGCAGGACCACTCCAAACCCAATGCCAAGCGACAACAGGTGATGCTCGGACTCCCCGGGCTGCGCCAGCGTCCGGACCGCGCCTGCGACCAGAGCCCGCTCGCGGGCTTGTCCTGAGCGGCCCCGCTGACTGCCCCGCCCCGTTCGCCGATGTGAAAGAGGAAGTGCCCATGGGTAGAGGCTGGTTCGAAACGGTCGCCGAAGCACAGCGCCGCGCGCGAAAACGCCTCCCGGCATCGGTCTACAGCGCCTTGATCGCCGGTGCCGAGCAGGGCAGCACGCTCGAAGACAACCAGGCGGCGTTCACGGAGCTGGGTTTCGCGCCGCACGCGGCGGATCTCTACGGGCAACGAGACCTCGGCACCACGGTGATGGGCCAGTCGCTCTCGTTGCCCGTGCTCATCTCCCCCACCGGTGTGCAAGCCGTGCATCCGGACGGTGAAGTGGCCGTCGCGCGCGCCGCTGCCGCCCGCGGTACAGCCATGGGGCTGAGC from Saccharopolyspora sp. SCSIO 74807 encodes:
- a CDS encoding MadS family sensor histidine kinase encodes the protein MHDPDRSESPALGKLTGVRSSKHSFYPEYRRSNERLTHTVRALDEISQALVRSAEGPRALVEAVVTAAADHLQAQWLLLAISGGQLSGMRPSQLLYHHGTFIDDQHDMPRPIRHHLTMVRTSPWELGTCSLNNGLVRAPMMLDDEPVGGIVALAGEDVQLADTDLAIIRVLANQAAVALYNSHLFQTATHLRGRTDQLTAEASRQAEHLVQRQAELEHVQQQLTAAIQRQVIDEERHRIARELHDSVTQAVLSAGMIVEVCRSELEVLPPPAPALAQRLEPAKELTQQAVAQLRSAIYALHNASDEAPGSLPVLLERLSHVHLPTELEVAVRVEGDAIALPPAIEHSMLRLTGEALFNTAMHAHADQAVVVLRYRPDRVLLSVGDDGTGDPDVLQRDLLSAGNEHSGYHCGLANMVHRAEEMGGTLSIRRAELGGVLVHLDVPLSPAWRVSDD
- a CDS encoding MadR family response regulator transcription factor, producing the protein MIEAAQRHEPPRGSQEETVGIMLVDDHAIVRQGLRAVLERETDLAVVCEASSAEEALASVTRYAPTVVLLDLKLSYGDSTEGLRLCEELIRARPNIGVLVFTTFLEDNLVIEALRRGARGYVVKDVDTTELVRSIRAVARDESAFDSRSAAAMAHSISNQDDTPELTPRELGVLQLLARGMNNREIGEQLHISETTVKFHTRNVKRKLSVCSRAEAVYAASKEGLI
- the mftM gene encoding mycofactocin oligosaccharide methyltransferase MftM, with translation MNQRAGGPLDTLGPSTPGRYDDGLVEVVRGGDHDASDAVTVARTRHFCLHRNGDRLRIGHRIPPEQLDNDLAGLLRHELFAPGWLSSSVDIFERVFTGVVKTTVDDPGRAWSLFYDNTLEHIRRLWTAEPGPRCSAIAEIVPVYRRSLELVPPGRVLDVGSCFGFLAMLLAARAGTEVIAADIDQGSIDLLRRMARQRRTPVGTLVCDAARIPLPDGAVDTVLAVHLLEHLEPVHGAAVLAEALRLARERVVIAVPFEPEPTAAYGHVRTFDLPALEELGRGAGAHFRVEEHHGGWLVIDRR
- a CDS encoding VWA domain-containing protein, whose product is MEFTILRFARSLRARNVRISVSEVVDALRALCAPGVLAQRPAFREALRSALIKDHRDDPVFDELFHIVFVEAPAAAVSEGHEGRSQGGGEPLEDFVLGDVEQRPPRADMESPDAAVGDLFDDNDLVERYSPHPELNPISMSSDSEDELMLSQDDVASIGNSDHVQLETDRMGGTPPPGRLSAANAHRIDADLSDQQQDALLGWLSPLTDPTSARDDGDLDDAEELRARLSGLLNNLPEALEQHIARLLAAGHSASEVDDPSCSDHVDQGERDELERSLDQLARSLRGGLTSRRVVSPRGRIDSARTMRRNMRFDGVPFRPVTVRRREDKPRLVVLADVSLSVRATARFTLHLVHGLQNQFRKVRSFAFVAEIVEVTALFSAHPAEHALGLIFDGHTLDVDADSDYGRVLADFRADFRDAIDSRTTVVILGDGRNNGRPANLPGLNEISRHCKELIWLTPEPRYSWGLGGCDLPHYAEHCDRVQVVRDLTGLRRTAERMAAEVTGR
- a CDS encoding MoxR family ATPase; this translates as MNPTPSYEFDSVEHTISRLAEVGYLADRRLATTVYLLTRLIKPVLLEGPAGVGKTELAHALADSTGRRVVRLQCYEGQDESRALYEWDYGKQMLYTQMLREKIGDIVESSTGIAEAIEQIGSHDDVFFSERFLSSRPLLEAIRSEAPVVLLVDEIDRADEALEAVLLEVLAEGQISIPEIGTFVARHAPYVVLTSNNTRDLSAALKRRCLHLFLDYPDADRELQIIQSKGTGLGDAVAEHLVQVVRGLRELDLRKPPSISEAIDWARTLAVLGISELGTAELDETLSVVLKYDKDLARAREQLAALVQGEIPEPASVPAQVDAATEHAPADREGRTVRSAKDHPGRHGPGTYGERSQPAVDGQPARPRVSTGQGERSFTSKFRRRG
- the mdo gene encoding NDMA-dependent methanol dehydrogenase (This methanol dehydrogenase is considered a nicotinoprotein, since its NADP cofactor remains is not dissociable, but instead remains permanently bound. A member of this family has been shown to act as a formaldehyde dismutase, able to convert two molecules of formaldehyde (plus one water molecule) into one of methanol and one of formate, with no net change in its redox state. More recently, it was shown in Mycobacterium smegmatis that this enzyme is critical to ethanol utilization, for which the biosynthesis of the cofactor-like electron carrier mycofactocin is also required.); translated protein: MQVEELFKPFPLKEFHPVPRALLGPGSHEMIGPEALKIGMRRPLVMTSGLRGTDIVHKIFESLKYHGLDPVLYDQVESNPKDYNVMDSVQLYQENKCDGFVSIGGGSSHDACKGARISVAHDGRNVNEFEGFNKSENSKNPPHIAVSTTAGTGSETSWAYVITDTTTDPDNPHKYVAFDDHSVSTLAIDDPVLYYDLPTHFSAQCGFDVLAHASEPYVARLDFTPSMGQARHAAELVGQHLRTATWNGQNLAAREGMMYAQYIAGQAFNSGGLGVVHSISHAVSAFYDTHHGLNNAIALPRVWAWNLPVAYKQYAKLAEALGVDTHGMTDVKAADAAVDAAIRLLRDVGIPEKLTDITQDTHEKNRLGQGPTKFYQKRTAIKGDKEDVDRVSRHILGDSCTPGNPKETTFETVRPVVEHAFNGDLEDLVS
- the mftA gene encoding mycofactocin precursor MftA (Mycofactocin is a small molecule electron carrier derived from the final two amino acids, Val-Tyr, of MftA, the mycofactocin precursor. It plays a role in redox homeostasis and the metabolism of alcohols and aldehydes in Actinobacteria, including Mycobacterium tuberculosis.), whose product is MSEQNSAEQPPAEDIENDVLVEEVSIDGMCGVY
- the mftB gene encoding mycofactocin biosynthesis chaperone MftB (MftB, a small protein, is a peptide chaperone that assists the radical SAM enzyme MftC in performing two modifications to the C-terminal Val-Tyr dipeptide of the mycofactocin precursor peptide, MftA. MftB's role is analogous to the role of PqqD in the biosynthesis of PQQ, a cofactor that derives entirely from a Tyr and a Glu in the precursor PqqA.); this encodes MSTEDRSSGVPVPEDSSEFHPDRAYRLSADVALRAEHFGALAYHFGTRKLSFLKTPQLVELVTNLHQHPSARSAVSHLPGAERASYLRALAGLAGARMIVPA
- the mftC gene encoding mycofactocin radical SAM maturase (MftC is a radical SAM/SPASM enzyme that catalyzes the first two steps in biosynthesis of the electron carrier mycofactocin from the terminal Val-Tyr dipeptide of the precursor peptide MftA.), coding for MPLVEQFKSGLASPICLTWEWTYACNLSCAHCLSSSGRRDPDELGTDEIKSVIDELERMQVFYVNIGGGEPTVRPDFWELVEYAVDHHVGIKFSTNGYRITQERARWLAEADYVDVQISLDGATPEVNDAVRGPGSYTTAMRAMENLAAAGMRGFKISVVMTSQNVGQLDEFKRIADHFDAQLRITRLRPSGRGADVWDELHPTAAQQRRLYDWLVAHGEDVLTGDSFFHLNALGSDPLPGLNLCGAGRVVCLIDPVGDVYACPFAIHDAFHAGNIREAGFGPVWRDSELLNDLRRPQTGGACVSCSAYDACQGGCMAAKFFTGLPLDGPDPECVKGHGEAELARVDAQQAPRPAQDHSKPNAKRQQVMLGLPGLRQRPDRACDQSPLAGLS